In the Leguminivora glycinivorella isolate SPB_JAAS2020 chromosome 14, LegGlyc_1.1, whole genome shotgun sequence genome, one interval contains:
- the LOC125233081 gene encoding acyl-CoA Delta(11) desaturase-like, which produces MSYVRPCCLPISFEMTPNVFQDESNDEKEPRGLPKLVAPQADSHRFDISYFTVVLFLYWHTAAVYGLYLCCTSARWSTVFYAAIMTELSTLGNFCGAHRLWSHKSFKAKVPLEIILVILQTLGGQNSVYTWVRDHRIHHRYSDTDADPHNATRGFFYSHIGHAFVHKHPEVKRRGKDIDMSDILGNPLLAFQKRYALPVFVLIGYIIPTAIPMYFWNETFKVAFHVNILRFILSLNYTCLINSASHMFGYRPYDKKVMATENLSVMLMTLGEGSHNYHHVFPWDYRAAEFGSWLNFSKAFIDFFAWIGWAYDLKIVDQKSVADRMKRTGDGIFRNVIF; this is translated from the exons ATGTCGTACGTGCGACCGTGTTGTCTTCCAATTAG ttttgaAATGACGCCAAACGTGTTCCAGGACGAATCCAATGACGAGAAAGAGCCAAGGGGCCTTCCGAAATTGGTCGCACCTCAGGCGGACTCTCATCGGTTCgacatttcttactttaccGTTGTGCTATTTTTATACTGGCACACAGCTGCTGTCTATGGACTCTACCTCTGTTGCACATCAGCTCGTTGGTCTACTGTCTTTTACG CTGCTATTATGACCGAGCTGTCAACCCTAGGCAACTTTTGCGGAGCTCATCGTCTCTGGTCCCACAAGAGTTTCAAGGCTAAGGTACCGCTGGAAATAATCCTGGTGATCCTTCAAACGCTGGGTGGTCAGAACTCCGTTTATACTTGGGTTCGGGACCATCGAATACACCACCGCTATAGTGACACCGATGCCGATCCGCATAATGCTACCAGGGGATTTTTTTACTCACACATCGGCCACGCATTCGTCCATAAACATCCTGAAGTCAAAAGGCGAGGAAAAGATATAGACATGTCTGATATATTGGGCAACCCTTTGTTAGCGTTTCAAAAAAG ATACGCGTTACCAGTATTTGTTCTAATAGGCTACATAATACCCACCGCCATCCCCATGTATTTTTGGAATGAAACCTTCAAAGTCGCCTTCCATGTAAATATTTTGCGGTTCATTCTTAGCTTGAACTATACTTGTTTGATAAACAGCGCATCACACATGTTTGGATATAGACCTTATGACAAAAAGGTTATGGCCACGGAGAACCTGTCTGTAATGTTGATGACTCTTGGCGAAGGTTCTCACAACTACCACCACGTTTTCCCCTGGGATTATAGAGCTGCGGAGTTTGGTAGTTGGCTTAATTTCTCAAAGGCCTTCATTGACTTTTTCGCTTGGATTGGCTGGGCATATGATTTGAAGATTGTTGATCAGAAATCTGTCGCTGATAGAATGAAGCGGACTGGAGATGGAATATTTAGAAACGTGATATTTTGA